One genomic segment of Penaeus monodon isolate SGIC_2016 chromosome 31, NSTDA_Pmon_1, whole genome shotgun sequence includes these proteins:
- the LOC119592968 gene encoding uncharacterized protein LOC119592968, with protein MVLTASSFLDVEKAFELPNSRAIINILASRGVSGKLLSWTSDYLQLRKAHVRFQGTLSDIQIFENGTPHGCILSPFLFNMLKADLISIPLPPNTYLLAYADDLQLISTGRHRFAHAQIALDRLHSRCQSLGLKINSQKTRGLQTRHSISNQGRKDKLGRFTQMFGGVLQYLE; from the coding sequence ATGGTGTTGACAGCATCATCTTTCTTGGACGTTGAGAAGGCATTCGAGCTTCCAAACAGTAGGGCCATCATTAATATCTTAGCTTCCAGAGGTGTATCTGGCAAGTTGCTTAGCTGGACTAGTGACTACCTCCAGTTGAGGAAGGCACATGTCAGATTTCAGGGTACCCTCTCCGACATCCAGATCTTTGAGAATGGAACGCCCCACGGATGCATACTAAGTCCTTTCCTCTTCAACATGCTGAAAGCAGATCTCATATCCATTCCGCTTCCTCCTAATACATACTTGCTTGCATATGCTGACGATCTTCAGCTAATTTCCACTGGCAGACATCGATTTGCACATGCCCAAATAGCTCTCGACCGACTTCATAGCAGGTGTCAGTCTCTGGGCTTGAAAATCAACTCACAGAAGACCAGGGGATTGCAGACTAGACATTCCATCAGCAAtcaaggaagaaaagataaattggGTCGCTTCACACAAATGTTTGGGGGTGTTCTTCAGTACTTAGAATGA